In the genome of Bradysia coprophila strain Holo2 unplaced genomic scaffold, BU_Bcop_v1 contig_232, whole genome shotgun sequence, one region contains:
- the LOC119075572 gene encoding nose resistant to fluoxetine protein 6-like: MTYVVKVSFIFCTFVTFSCGSDLHNDASCDSQLSYFDSAFERRESWALNMLDTWGRTPSGLLHGNTQSPGHYTECVEFRHNDIQGQHCMLTVTAAVNSSNVRRDWTNPESNIRDYNLTPIIGICLPASCSVNKIIDYSNKFLIEDGLEGVSAICRTNDAVPFQTIDYFAIIIFSLLFAALVASTIYEVVLLNNGRDPNKLLAAFSLYTNGAKLFAMKETSSPNVINCLNGLRTLSIFWIIFGHRFDDRDYVPVFNDSSTYYKKYIYLIFTNYDKPVDTFFVMGGLLVTSSLLNSLDRKNVNIPRMYLHRYLRYTPSLALIILFHVSFTKFLGAGPFFNAYTENCEKYWWSALLHLTVYTNPLYPCYDVSWYLSVDFQLFLISPIIIYPIWKWGRKAFWILPVIVLLVQGCIFTTTYTKGINVYFFQMTTLEGIFAWLEKFYFPTHLRLGSWVIGIMLGFVLHHEKGNKLKISKFVSATLWVISIAVLLTILLCHYPFIQLDDNRSILANAFYNACYRIGWSYSVAWIIYACHNGSGGVIRWFLSWKEWQPLGKLGLNIYLVHRLYQIITVINQQQPIVWDFFTQTQKFFGDVVVSTILATILYLIIENPVSLIESYLYDKIKGCKLYQMLFTDILRFLAMVVKS, encoded by the exons ATGACATATGTAGTGaaagtttcatttattttttgcacatttgtAACTTTCTCATGTGGAAGTGATCTTCATAACGATGCTAGTTGCGACAGTCAATTAAGTTACTTCGATTCTGCCTTTGAAAGGCGCGAATCGTGGGCATTGAACA TGTTAGATACATGGGGCAGAACACCATCAGGATTACTGCATGGTAATACTCAGAGTCCTGGCCACTATACGGAATGTGTGGAGTTTCGGCATAATGACATTCAGGGGCAACATTGTATGCTAACGGTAACAGCGGCTGTGAATAGTAGCAACGTAAGACGTGATTGGACCAATCCTGAATCTAATATACGAGATTATAACCTGACACCTATCATTGGAATATGTTTACCGGCATCATGTTCtgtcaacaaaattattgattaTTCAAATAAGTTTCTAATTGAGGACGGTTTGGAGGGAGTTAGTGCGATTTGCCGCACAAATGACGCGGTACCGTTTCAGACAATCGACTATTTTGCTAT AATCATCTTCAGTTTACTATTTGCTGCACTCGTCGCAAGCACCATCTACGAGGTAGTCTTGTTAAATAACGGGA GAGACCCGAATAAGCTTTTAGCAGCTTTCTCTCTATATACAAATGGAGCTAAATTGTTCGCAATGAAAGAAACTAGTTCTCCAAATGTGATCAACTGCTTGAATGGTCTCAGAACGTTATCAAttttttggattattttcggcCATCG ATTCGATGATCGAGATTACGTACCAGTATTTAACGATTCTTCTACCTATTACAAGAAGTACATCTACTTAATATTCACAAACTACGATAAACCAGTggacacattttttgtaatgGGTGGTCTGTTGGTCACTTCGTCCTTGTTAAACTCCCTAGACAG GAAAAACGTCAATATTCCCCGGATGTATCTGCATCGATATTTGCGTTATACACCATCACTAGCTCTGATAATTTTGTTCCACGTTTCATTCACAAAGTTTCTGGGCGCTGGACCATTTTTCAATGCTTACACAGAAAATTGTGAGAAATATTGGTGGAGTGCTCTGCTGCATTTGACGGTATACACAAATCCATTATATCCG TGCTACGACGTCTCCTGGTATCTTTCGGTTGACTTTCAACTATTTCTTATCAGCCCAATCATAATTTATCCTATTTGGAAATGGGGTAGGAAAGCGTTTTGGATATTACCCGTAATTGTACTACTGGTGCAAGGATGTATCTTTACAACAACATACACGAAGGGAATCAACGTTTACTTTTTTCAAAT GACAACCCTTGAGGGAATTTTTGCATGGCTTGAAAAGTTTTACTTTCCAACACACTTGCGACTAGGATCATGGGTAATCGGTATTATGCTTGGATTTGTGCTGCATCacgaaaaaggaaataaattgaaaatttccaagtttgTTAGTGCTACGTTGTGGGTCATTTCAATTGCTGTTTTGTTGACAATTCTTTTGTGTCATTATCCATTTATCCAACTGGATGACAATCGTTCAATATTAGCGAATGCCTTTTATAATGCTTGCTACCGAATAGGTTGGAGTTATTCAGTAGCTTGGATTATTTATGCCTGTCATAATGGATCTGGTGGCGTCATCAGATGGTTCTTGTCGTGGAAAGAATGGCAGCCATTGGGTAAACTAGGGCTGAACATTTATTTGGTTCACCGACTGTATCAAATTATCACAGTAATCAATCAACAGCAACCAATTGTTTGGGACTTTTTTACACAGACCCAAAAGTTCTTCGGAGATGTTGTGGTTTCAACAATACTTGCAACGATTTTGTATTTAATCATAGAGAATCCTGTATCGTTAATTGAAAGTTATTTATACGATAAAATTAAAGGGTGTAAACTGTATCAAATGTTATTCACTGACATTCTGAGGTTTCTAGCTATGGTTGTGAAAAGCTGA